Proteins from a genomic interval of Nostoc sp. TCL240-02:
- a CDS encoding ribonuclease D, with protein MPYLTSTSEISAIVAEYTKAKTLWIDTEVADYKSRNPRLSLIQVLDDPQDMSGDRVYLLDVLDKPNIIAEFIEKIMINSAIEKVFHNASYDIKLLGNKKAKNITCTLEMAKKIPYHILPLPNYQLKTIAKALCSFNNIDKQEQTSDWGKRLLTEEQIEYAYLDCIYLAQIHSNLLGLQAKANPEPAREDLISLSTRYSQLEQQYKLLNSEFEHLQERMKKAMQAQNISETSYHKLTSYDRTTVKASFSELARLAQTQDIDLDFPVTLTQKLQKDLGKNLEQLSVDIEKTTSWRLTPKTQESEPEDE; from the coding sequence ATGCCTTACCTCACTTCTACCAGCGAAATTAGTGCCATTGTTGCTGAATATACCAAGGCGAAAACGCTGTGGATCGATACAGAAGTGGCTGACTATAAAAGTCGTAATCCTAGACTATCGCTGATTCAGGTATTAGACGATCCTCAAGATATGAGTGGCGATCGCGTCTACCTTCTAGATGTCCTAGATAAGCCTAATATTATAGCTGAATTTATTGAAAAAATTATGATAAATTCTGCCATTGAAAAAGTTTTTCACAATGCCAGTTATGATATAAAACTTCTAGGTAACAAGAAAGCTAAAAATATTACTTGCACTTTAGAAATGGCAAAAAAAATTCCCTACCATATTTTGCCATTACCTAACTATCAACTTAAAACCATAGCTAAGGCACTTTGTAGCTTTAACAATATCGATAAACAAGAGCAAACCAGCGATTGGGGAAAACGCCTCCTGACTGAAGAACAGATAGAGTATGCTTATCTAGATTGTATTTATCTGGCTCAAATCCACTCAAATTTATTAGGTTTACAAGCCAAAGCCAACCCCGAACCCGCAAGGGAAGATTTAATATCACTAAGTACTAGATATTCGCAACTTGAGCAACAATACAAGTTGTTGAATTCAGAATTTGAGCATTTGCAAGAACGTATGAAAAAAGCCATGCAAGCTCAGAATATATCTGAAACTTCTTATCATAAGCTGACTAGTTATGATCGCACTACAGTTAAAGCTAGTTTTTCAGAATTGGCAAGGCTAGCCCAAACCCAAGATATTGATTTAGATTTCCCTGTCACACTAACTCAGAAACTCCAAAAAGATTTAGGGAAAAATCTGGAACAACTATCTGTAGATATTGAAAAAACTACCTCTTGGCGGCTAACTCCCAAAACTCAAGAGAGTGAGCCAGAAGATGAGTAA
- a CDS encoding tetratricopeptide repeat protein, with amino-acid sequence MRRRLFRQKRTRVNQVFTIAIFTTLTAISSVSCSKNDSVLVTEIGVSTPSRRSATASRGGEFYLQGKNQHLNGDLQAAIASYSKAISQNSQYGAAYNGRGLAYFDLGDKEKAIADYNQALRINPNDAEAYNNLGNARASLEGNREAVKDYSEAIRLNPNYAEAYNNRGNARAANGDRKGAIDDLGQAIRLNPNYAIAYNNRGNARAANGDPKGAIADYNQAIRLNPNFAPAYNNRGNARATNGDRQEALKDLEKAANIFQSQGNNDLYQQVMKNIKELRQ; translated from the coding sequence ATGAGACGGCGTTTATTTAGACAAAAGCGAACAAGGGTAAATCAAGTATTTACTATAGCTATTTTTACTACATTGACAGCAATTAGTAGTGTTTCTTGTAGCAAGAATGACAGTGTTTTGGTGACAGAAATAGGAGTTAGTACACCTAGCCGTCGTTCAGCTACAGCATCCAGAGGGGGAGAATTCTATCTTCAGGGAAAGAATCAGCATTTAAACGGCGATTTACAAGCTGCGATCGCATCTTATAGTAAGGCAATTAGTCAAAACTCTCAATATGGCGCTGCCTACAACGGTCGGGGATTAGCCTACTTTGATTTGGGAGATAAGGAAAAAGCGATCGCAGATTACAATCAAGCCCTCCGCATCAACCCTAACGACGCTGAAGCTTACAATAACCTGGGCAATGCCCGCGCTTCACTAGAAGGTAACAGAGAAGCAGTTAAAGATTACAGTGAAGCGATTCGCCTGAATCCCAACTACGCCGAAGCCTACAACAACCGAGGCAATGCCCGCGCCGCCAATGGAGACAGAAAAGGGGCAATAGACGATCTCGGTCAAGCGATTCGCCTGAATCCCAACTATGCGATCGCCTATAATAACCGGGGAAATGCTCGTGCTGCCAATGGAGATCCAAAAGGCGCGATCGCAGATTACAATCAAGCCATTCGCCTCAACCCTAACTTTGCCCCTGCTTACAATAACCGAGGAAATGCCCGCGCCACCAATGGAGATAGACAGGAGGCACTCAAGGATTTAGAAAAAGCAGCGAACATTTTTCAAAGTCAGGGTAACAATGACTTATACCAACAAGTGATGAAAAACATCAAAGAACTGAGACAGTAG
- a CDS encoding 2Fe-2S iron-sulfur cluster-binding protein, translating to MPKTYTVEIDHQGKIHTLQVPENETILSVADAAGLELPSSCNAGVCTTCAGQISQGTVDQTDGMGVSPDLQKQGYVLLCVAKPLSDLKIETGKEDILYQLQFGKD from the coding sequence ATGCCCAAAACTTACACCGTAGAAATTGATCACCAAGGCAAAATTCATACCTTGCAAGTTCCTGAAAATGAAACGATCTTATCAGTTGCCGATGCTGCTGGTTTGGAACTGCCGAGTTCTTGCAATGCAGGTGTTTGCACAACTTGCGCCGGTCAAATAAGCCAGGGAACTGTGGATCAAACTGATGGCATGGGCGTTAGTCCAGATTTACAAAAACAAGGTTACGTATTGCTTTGTGTTGCCAAACCCCTTTCTGATTTGAAAATTGAGACAGGAAAAGAAGACATACTTTATCAGTTGCAATTTGGCAAAGACTAA
- a CDS encoding IS701 family transposase, whose protein sequence is MDVELQILKHLARDAQPTVAIIDEYCAEYKDLFKEVRNYECFKYLHLGIIAPIKRKSLPEIAKVVSINSAQSLYHFIAYSDWSANKLKSRRLDKLKKALNSQAITVVIDETGDRKKGKKTDYVARQYLGSVGKIDNGIVSVNAYGVYENVTFPLSFKVFKPKGTLKSGDKYKTKIELASEIITELINEGFNIELVLADSLYGESSKFIKKLNEYELAYVVAIRSNHGVWLPANQSVRANKWCKFERTFSNKKSEIRYIREIIYGKKRAITYWEITTDPETMPDNSTSFVMTNLQGNLKKTLGDLYGLRTWVEYGFRQCKQELGWTDYRLTNFQHIERWWEIIFCVYTMISLNSPAFLALNQSLQIETEVIGTSYVNCVDFSHHQQWNHNSGWKNTLNNLRLIVQPLLLFWLIYPWLDIFPNSHLLLGFNHLICAMNQFKPFFASG, encoded by the coding sequence ATGGATGTAGAATTACAAATCCTAAAACATTTGGCAAGAGATGCCCAGCCAACAGTTGCGATCATAGATGAATATTGTGCAGAGTATAAAGACCTGTTCAAAGAAGTAAGAAATTATGAATGCTTCAAATATTTACATTTAGGGATAATTGCACCAATAAAAAGAAAATCATTACCAGAAATAGCCAAAGTAGTAAGTATAAACTCGGCACAGTCATTATATCATTTCATAGCCTATTCAGATTGGTCAGCAAATAAATTAAAGAGCCGAAGATTAGATAAATTAAAGAAAGCATTAAATAGTCAGGCGATAACCGTAGTAATAGATGAAACTGGAGATAGGAAAAAAGGTAAAAAGACAGATTATGTTGCAAGACAATATCTAGGGAGTGTAGGAAAAATAGATAATGGAATAGTATCAGTCAATGCTTATGGAGTTTATGAAAATGTAACATTTCCATTAAGTTTCAAAGTATTTAAACCGAAAGGGACGCTCAAATCAGGAGATAAATATAAAACCAAAATAGAGTTAGCGTCAGAAATTATTACAGAATTAATAAATGAGGGGTTTAATATTGAATTAGTATTAGCCGATAGTTTATATGGTGAAAGTAGCAAATTCATCAAAAAGCTCAATGAATATGAATTAGCTTATGTTGTAGCAATTAGAAGTAATCACGGAGTCTGGCTACCAGCTAATCAGAGCGTTAGAGCTAACAAGTGGTGCAAATTTGAGAGAACATTTAGTAATAAAAAATCCGAAATCAGATATATCCGAGAAATAATTTATGGTAAAAAAAGAGCCATAACTTACTGGGAAATAACTACTGATCCAGAAACAATGCCGGATAATTCCACTTCATTTGTCATGACGAATCTTCAAGGAAATCTCAAAAAAACTTTAGGCGATTTATATGGATTAAGAACCTGGGTAGAATATGGGTTTCGACAATGTAAACAGGAACTCGGCTGGACAGATTATCGCTTGACAAATTTTCAACATATAGAGAGATGGTGGGAAATTATTTTTTGTGTTTACACAATGATTAGTCTAAATTCCCCAGCCTTTTTAGCCTTAAATCAATCTCTTCAAATTGAAACTGAGGTGATAGGTACTAGTTATGTTAATTGTGTAGATTTTTCTCATCATCAACAATGGAATCATAATTCTGGATGGAAGAATACTCTTAATAATCTTCGTTTAATTGTCCAACCTCTTTTACTATTTTGGCTGATTTATCCCTGGTTAGATATTTTTCCAAATTCTCATTTATTGCTAGGATTTAATCATTTAATTTGTGCCATGAACCAATTTAAACCCTTTTTTGCTTCTGGATGA
- a CDS encoding DUF1822 family protein — protein sequence MNNSTHQLDDFALTLPIPQLARITAQKFANQQPNSEKAEQVRLNTLAVWVVNDYLEMMDIPTNLQASDSWNPIMRLCGNVADLELPSVGRLECRPVHQHQEICFIPPETWEERVGYLVVQFDESLQEAKLLGFIPSIATETLPLKQLQPLEAFIDHLGELRQSPVSSLVNLSQWFTGIFETGWQTIESLWNLPELRPVYAFRSTETLELNALNQPESITKRAKLIDLGIQILNQPVMLIVEISPEKDQQTSIHLQLHATGNQIYLPPGVHLTVLDSSGAVFLDAQSRKSDNYIQLQFRGEPTEQFSVRVAINDTSITEHFRI from the coding sequence ATGAATAACTCCACCCATCAGCTAGACGATTTCGCTTTAACATTACCGATTCCCCAATTAGCTCGCATCACTGCCCAGAAATTTGCTAACCAACAGCCAAATTCGGAAAAAGCAGAGCAAGTTCGGCTGAATACGCTAGCTGTGTGGGTGGTGAATGACTACTTGGAAATGATGGATATTCCTACCAACCTTCAAGCTAGCGACAGCTGGAACCCTATCATGCGCCTCTGTGGAAATGTCGCTGACTTAGAATTGCCCTCAGTTGGCCGTCTAGAGTGTCGCCCTGTCCATCAACATCAAGAGATATGTTTCATTCCGCCAGAAACTTGGGAAGAACGGGTGGGTTATTTAGTAGTTCAATTTGATGAATCACTCCAAGAAGCGAAGCTGCTTGGTTTTATTCCTAGTATCGCAACTGAAACACTGCCTTTAAAACAACTGCAACCATTGGAAGCATTTATTGACCACTTGGGAGAACTACGTCAATCTCCAGTTAGTTCACTCGTGAATTTGAGTCAATGGTTTACTGGTATATTTGAGACAGGTTGGCAAACTATTGAATCTTTATGGAACTTGCCGGAACTTAGACCAGTTTATGCCTTTCGTAGTACCGAAACTTTGGAACTCAATGCCCTCAATCAACCAGAATCAATTACTAAACGGGCAAAACTAATTGATTTAGGTATCCAAATTCTTAACCAACCCGTTATGTTGATTGTGGAAATCAGCCCAGAAAAAGATCAACAAACCAGTATTCATCTGCAATTGCACGCCACTGGGAATCAAATCTACTTACCACCCGGAGTTCATCTCACCGTTCTAGATAGTTCAGGAGCAGTATTTCTAGATGCTCAATCGAGAAAATCAGACAACTACATTCAGTTACAGTTTCGTGGTGAACCTACAGAACAATTTAGTGTGAGGGTAGCCATTAATGATACTAGCATTACTGAGCATTTTCGGATTTAA
- a CDS encoding CHASE2 domain-containing protein: MGKLVVLKFGEGSFEQGFAVTLQIGEEHERAATEITGKLPSFPEMPLYYSHWQSSYRQIGNRYRLHADKMQVTNVSMIQDCENTSRILRARFNTWLRAEEFRPLREKWLERLSSEEEVRVILQTENSQLQLLPWHLWELLERYPKAEIALSSPSYDRIHKLRPKNPLVNILAIVGNSQGIDTEADQALLQQCGNAEVCFLVEPQRKELTEHLWGKNWDILFFAGHSSSNKNGESGRIYLNKTDSLTIGELKYALKKAIENGLQLAIFNSCDGLGLARELADLQIPQIIVMREPVPDQVAKEFLKYFLQGFAGGESLYQAVRQARERLQGLEDRFPCATWLPMICQNPAQIPPTWDELRSITKPKDTPNLVLSTKRRLATTLLSSLAITSLVFGVRCVGWLESVEIPAFDQMMRSRPAEPQDSRLLVIAIDDDDLAIQRQNNESLIGASISEKSLNKVLAKLNKYQPRAIGLDIYRDFQAKQPDLITRLQKTQTLVGVCKGSDSTANITGIKPAPEIPTTNLGFSDFIHDPDGVIRRHLLFMNQEPTSLCPATFAFSLQLASLYLRPSGIQPKFTPEGNLQLGKTIFPNLKSRTGGYHDIDANGGQILLNYRSPKQIVQQVKLTQFLANPISPSAIKDKIVLIGVTARGDSPDTWPTPYGAPLDEQMPGVLVQAHMISQILSAVQDGRPLLRVWSLWTEVAWIWGWSLVGGVLAWRKFSLPWLALAVSITSGVLYILCFGLLISGAWVPFVPSILSLVATVSLMSIYNSAKKVQVESKK, translated from the coding sequence ATGGGTAAGTTAGTGGTTCTGAAATTCGGAGAGGGTAGTTTTGAGCAGGGATTTGCTGTCACCCTCCAAATTGGTGAAGAACACGAGCGGGCTGCAACAGAAATCACGGGGAAACTACCTTCATTTCCCGAAATGCCGCTTTATTATAGTCATTGGCAGTCTAGTTATCGGCAAATAGGCAATCGTTATCGTCTCCATGCTGACAAAATGCAGGTGACTAATGTCTCGATGATTCAAGACTGCGAAAACACTTCCCGTATCTTACGGGCCCGCTTTAATACCTGGTTGCGAGCAGAAGAATTTCGCCCTTTAAGGGAAAAATGGTTAGAAAGATTGTCGTCCGAAGAAGAAGTACGAGTAATTTTGCAAACAGAAAATAGCCAATTGCAGCTATTGCCTTGGCATCTGTGGGAGTTGTTAGAACGCTACCCCAAGGCTGAAATCGCTCTTTCTTCACCATCCTATGATCGCATTCACAAGCTACGCCCAAAAAATCCATTAGTCAATATTTTGGCAATTGTGGGTAATAGTCAGGGGATTGATACTGAGGCCGATCAAGCTTTACTCCAACAATGTGGTAACGCAGAAGTCTGCTTTTTGGTCGAACCACAACGTAAAGAATTAACCGAGCATCTTTGGGGAAAAAACTGGGATATTCTCTTCTTTGCTGGACACAGTTCCAGTAACAAAAATGGAGAAAGTGGACGAATTTACCTGAATAAGACTGATAGTCTGACCATTGGCGAATTAAAGTATGCTCTGAAGAAAGCCATTGAGAACGGCTTGCAACTAGCTATCTTCAACTCCTGTGATGGATTAGGATTAGCGCGAGAATTGGCTGATTTGCAAATTCCTCAAATAATCGTCATGCGTGAACCAGTCCCAGACCAGGTTGCGAAGGAATTCTTAAAGTATTTTCTCCAAGGCTTTGCTGGTGGCGAGTCTTTATATCAAGCGGTACGCCAAGCACGGGAACGATTGCAAGGACTTGAGGATCGATTTCCCTGTGCAACTTGGCTACCAATGATTTGCCAAAATCCAGCGCAGATACCACCCACCTGGGATGAATTAAGGTCTATAACAAAACCTAAAGATACCCCGAATTTAGTTTTGTCTACCAAACGCAGATTAGCAACAACTTTGTTATCCAGTTTGGCGATTACAAGTTTGGTTTTTGGGGTGAGATGTGTAGGATGGCTAGAAAGTGTAGAAATTCCTGCCTTTGACCAGATGATGCGATCGCGCCCTGCGGAGCCACAAGATTCGCGTCTGCTGGTAATTGCAATTGATGATGACGATCTGGCAATTCAAAGACAGAATAATGAGTCCTTGATTGGAGCTTCCATTTCCGAAAAATCTCTTAACAAAGTATTGGCAAAACTGAATAAATATCAACCCCGCGCGATCGGCTTGGATATTTACCGTGATTTTCAAGCCAAACAACCAGATTTAATTACTCGTCTTCAAAAAACTCAAACTTTGGTTGGCGTATGTAAAGGAAGTGATAGCACAGCAAACATCACTGGTATTAAGCCAGCACCAGAAATCCCCACAACAAATTTGGGATTCAGTGACTTTATTCACGATCCTGATGGAGTTATCCGTCGCCATCTCCTGTTCATGAACCAGGAGCCAACATCATTGTGTCCTGCTACCTTTGCATTCAGTCTACAACTAGCTTCCTTGTATCTGCGTCCTTCAGGAATTCAACCAAAGTTCACCCCTGAAGGGAATTTGCAACTCGGTAAAACTATTTTTCCGAATCTGAAGTCTCGCACTGGCGGCTATCACGATATTGATGCTAATGGCGGTCAAATCTTACTTAACTACCGCTCTCCAAAACAGATAGTCCAACAGGTGAAACTAACCCAATTTTTAGCTAATCCAATTAGCCCCAGTGCTATTAAAGACAAGATTGTTTTGATTGGTGTGACAGCAAGGGGGGATTCTCCAGACACTTGGCCTACACCATACGGGGCTCCTTTAGATGAGCAAATGCCAGGAGTATTAGTACAAGCCCACATGATCAGCCAGATCCTCAGTGCTGTGCAGGATGGGCGGCCATTGCTGCGGGTTTGGTCGCTGTGGACTGAGGTGGCCTGGATTTGGGGTTGGTCTTTGGTAGGAGGAGTTTTGGCTTGGCGAAAGTTTTCCTTGCCTTGGTTGGCATTGGCAGTTAGCATTACCTCTGGTGTTCTCTATATACTTTGCTTTGGTCTATTAATTTCGGGTGCTTGGGTGCCATTTGTCCCGTCGATTTTGTCGCTGGTAGCCACGGTTAGCCTGATGTCAATTTATAATTCAGCAAAAAAAGTGCAGGTAGAGAGTAAGAAATAG
- a CDS encoding DUF928 domain-containing protein, whose product MKSNSQPIKLFLVVAFSCTNLLVSLTPVLAKPNVGSSTSDAYDGLRLRSEAKASDTKSTIFNQPAIPSGPPPGGRVRGGAKRNINGCQITKHDLTALVSFTQEANSVINVWGKTTLEHPSWFFYVPYTKDFPYAVEFVLQDQDSNEIYKKPIVLPEKAGVISVSLPSTSPGLALNKQYRWFFTISCDQEKNAPPTYVEGVIQRVELNPAIVKELETTELLNRYAIYAQNGIWYDALTTLAQLRQKNPKDAKLQAEWQNLLSSIHLDDVAAEPIFSEKP is encoded by the coding sequence ATGAAGTCAAATTCACAACCGATCAAACTGTTTTTAGTAGTAGCTTTTAGCTGTACCAATTTATTAGTTAGCCTGACTCCAGTACTGGCAAAACCAAACGTCGGTTCTTCAACTAGCGATGCCTACGACGGCCTACGCCTACGCTCTGAAGCTAAAGCCAGCGATACTAAATCCACAATCTTTAATCAACCTGCAATTCCATCTGGACCTCCTCCTGGAGGCCGCGTTCGTGGTGGAGCGAAGCGCAACATAAATGGATGCCAAATTACTAAACATGACCTGACTGCTTTAGTGTCTTTTACTCAGGAAGCTAACTCAGTAATCAATGTCTGGGGAAAGACAACGCTAGAACACCCAAGTTGGTTTTTCTATGTGCCATATACTAAAGATTTTCCTTATGCAGTTGAATTTGTGCTGCAAGATCAAGACTCTAACGAGATTTATAAAAAACCGATCGTTCTACCAGAGAAAGCAGGAGTTATCAGTGTGTCTCTACCTAGCACTTCTCCTGGCTTGGCACTAAACAAACAATATCGCTGGTTTTTCACTATTAGCTGTGATCAGGAAAAGAATGCTCCCCCGACTTACGTCGAAGGGGTAATACAAAGAGTCGAACTCAATCCCGCCATAGTTAAAGAGCTAGAAACTACAGAACTTTTAAACCGCTATGCTATCTATGCCCAAAACGGGATATGGTACGACGCACTTACCACACTGGCTCAACTGCGCCAGAAAAATCCTAAAGATGCAAAATTACAAGCAGAGTGGCAGAATTTGTTAAGCAGCATCCATTTAGATGATGTTGCAGCAGAACCGATTTTCTCGGAGAAACCTTAG